A window from Solirubrobacterales bacterium encodes these proteins:
- a CDS encoding FAD-binding protein: MKSSPEVAVVGAGSAGLYAALTAAREGARTVLVSQAALATTASYWAQGGIAAALGEDDSIELHQADTLAAGRRLGRASAVRALVEGSPAAVEDLITLGVDFDRESGHLALGLEGGHSRRRVVHAGGSATGRRITRQLSAKVAEHPLIDVIEHASARALVISDGRCVGVRVEVNGESRTIAARAILLATGGSAALWARSTNPPAAVGSGLLMAHAAGAELADLEFLQFHPTALLSQSRNQGFLITEATRGEGATLVDETGERFVDELAARDEVAAAVERKIAGGDGPASAVFLDLRQIDPVLFPNVFAKIEEADIDPRKDLVPIAPAAHYTMGGIVADINARSTVPGLLAVGECSCTGLHGANRLASNSLAECMVFGRRAALSALAEESPPREILRRVDAGEVVAAEYLPDPDPAATRELLWSSAGIERDADGLANLASSANPLVRLIGANSLARKETRGAHHRKDFPAIDPALDLQHFVLRGDSAPVARRWE; the protein is encoded by the coding sequence ATGAAGAGCAGTCCAGAAGTCGCCGTCGTGGGCGCGGGATCGGCCGGCCTTTACGCAGCGCTGACCGCAGCACGAGAGGGCGCGCGAACCGTGCTCGTCTCACAGGCGGCGCTCGCCACCACGGCCAGTTACTGGGCGCAGGGCGGGATCGCAGCAGCGCTCGGAGAGGACGACTCGATCGAGCTCCACCAGGCCGACACGCTTGCCGCAGGTCGCAGGCTCGGGCGCGCAAGCGCCGTCCGCGCACTGGTCGAGGGCTCGCCCGCGGCAGTAGAGGACCTGATCACACTCGGCGTGGACTTTGACCGCGAGAGCGGCCACCTTGCGCTTGGGCTCGAGGGCGGACACAGCCGTCGCCGAGTCGTGCACGCCGGAGGCAGCGCAACCGGCCGGCGCATCACGCGTCAGCTCTCGGCCAAGGTTGCCGAGCACCCACTGATCGACGTGATCGAACATGCCTCGGCGAGGGCGCTCGTGATATCGGATGGTCGATGCGTCGGCGTGCGCGTCGAGGTCAATGGCGAGTCGCGTACGATCGCCGCGCGGGCGATTCTCCTTGCGACTGGTGGCTCGGCAGCGCTTTGGGCGCGATCGACCAATCCTCCCGCCGCGGTCGGCAGCGGCCTGCTGATGGCGCACGCGGCTGGAGCTGAACTCGCCGACCTCGAGTTCCTCCAGTTCCATCCCACAGCGCTGCTCTCGCAGTCGCGCAATCAGGGCTTCCTGATAACCGAGGCAACGCGCGGCGAAGGCGCGACGCTCGTTGACGAGACCGGCGAGCGATTCGTCGATGAACTCGCAGCTCGCGACGAGGTCGCCGCCGCAGTCGAGCGCAAGATCGCCGGAGGCGACGGCCCAGCCAGTGCAGTCTTTCTGGACCTGCGACAGATCGACCCGGTGCTCTTTCCCAACGTATTCGCGAAGATCGAAGAGGCTGACATCGACCCGCGCAAGGATCTCGTTCCGATCGCCCCAGCCGCGCACTACACGATGGGCGGGATCGTCGCAGACATCAACGCGCGTTCGACCGTCCCTGGCCTACTTGCCGTCGGCGAGTGCTCGTGCACCGGCCTGCATGGCGCCAATCGACTGGCCTCAAATTCACTCGCCGAATGCATGGTCTTCGGGCGCCGCGCCGCGCTCTCGGCACTCGCCGAGGAGTCGCCGCCACGAGAGATTTTGCGTCGCGTGGACGCCGGTGAGGTGGTGGCTGCCGAATATCTCCCGGATCCCGATCCCGCGGCCACGCGCGAGCTTCTCTGGAGCAGCGCCGGCATCGAACGCGATGCCGATGGCCTGGCCAACCTGGCCTCCAGCGCGAACCCGCTCGTGCGTCTGATCGGGGCAAATTCACTGGCGCGCAAAGAGACTCGCGGCGCACACCACCGGAAAGACTTCCCCGCGATCGACCCCGCCCTCGACCTTCAGCACTTTGTATTGCGGGGCGACAGCGCACCCGTCGCCCGTCGTTGGGAATAA
- a CDS encoding hydantoinase/oxoprolinase family protein, producing MAALTTLAVDVGGTFTDAVVNSPSGVFTGKTPTTPEDQSIGVLAAAQEALAAGAVAPSEVDDFVNGMTVTTNALLEGRFAKTALLTTAGFEDIDEIGRQNRADLYRLGAARPAPIVPAELRFGVTERCGPDGVVTPIDLLTVREALDAAIAGGAESIAVCLLFAFRFPEHESAIREMAREVDPSLHVSLSHEAVGTFREYERCATTIADAALSPLLAGYLGRLTGRAVEAGLPAPQVMLSNGGTMPAETAGRNASWTVLSGPAGGAVGAAQSAERCGEPKALAFDMGGTSTDISLVRDGAVAVSAAREIGGRPIALPAVDVSTVGAGGGSIAWQDAGGALRVGPRSAGARPGPACYGHGGEEATVTDANLLLGYLSENSALAGGLRLDRAAAERALAGVGEPLGLDALATAAGVIEIANLEMLRATAAATVARGIDPRDHALVAFGGAGPMHAAAIAEALEITRVICPAACGVLSAWGISVAGRRRDRSRSIVKSLDQLDSEALMDIENELAESAALELGIAAGEYEVETAYELRYSGQAFELPVVAEHADLGTAFHAAHEERFGFSEPEASVELVTLRVSVSTPPGQVRTPGASATSPPESETRATWFGGEEFSAVVVADAPPAGRQIAGPAVIEQSQTTIVVPPGWVASSAGADIVLDRMKGGAG from the coding sequence GTGGCTGCGCTCACGACACTCGCGGTGGACGTTGGCGGCACCTTCACGGATGCCGTTGTCAATTCTCCGAGCGGGGTGTTCACAGGCAAGACGCCGACCACCCCGGAGGATCAATCCATCGGGGTGCTGGCAGCAGCGCAAGAGGCGCTCGCTGCGGGCGCCGTTGCCCCGAGCGAAGTCGATGATTTCGTGAACGGCATGACGGTCACGACGAACGCGCTGCTCGAGGGGCGCTTTGCCAAGACGGCTTTGCTCACGACCGCAGGCTTCGAGGACATCGATGAGATCGGCAGGCAGAACCGCGCCGACCTCTACCGGCTCGGCGCTGCGCGACCGGCGCCGATCGTTCCGGCCGAGCTGAGATTCGGTGTGACCGAGCGCTGCGGTCCCGATGGCGTGGTCACGCCGATCGATCTGCTCACCGTCCGTGAGGCGCTCGATGCGGCGATCGCCGGTGGCGCCGAGTCGATCGCGGTCTGCCTCCTCTTCGCGTTCCGCTTTCCCGAGCACGAGTCGGCGATCCGCGAGATGGCGCGCGAAGTTGACCCCTCGCTTCACGTGTCCCTTTCGCACGAGGCCGTGGGCACGTTCCGCGAGTACGAGCGCTGCGCCACAACGATTGCGGATGCCGCGCTGAGCCCGTTGCTCGCGGGATACCTCGGCCGCCTCACCGGGCGGGCGGTTGAAGCTGGCCTTCCCGCCCCGCAGGTGATGCTGAGCAACGGCGGCACCATGCCGGCCGAAACGGCCGGTCGAAACGCTTCCTGGACGGTTCTTTCCGGACCGGCTGGGGGCGCAGTCGGCGCCGCTCAAAGCGCCGAGCGCTGCGGCGAGCCGAAGGCATTGGCATTTGACATGGGCGGCACATCAACCGACATCTCGCTCGTGCGGGACGGCGCCGTTGCGGTGTCGGCCGCGCGTGAGATCGGGGGCCGTCCGATTGCACTTCCGGCCGTTGACGTGTCCACGGTTGGCGCGGGCGGTGGATCGATCGCGTGGCAGGATGCAGGCGGCGCGCTTCGCGTGGGTCCGCGCTCGGCGGGCGCGCGTCCGGGACCTGCGTGTTACGGCCACGGAGGCGAGGAAGCCACGGTCACCGACGCCAACCTGCTGCTCGGCTACCTCTCAGAGAATTCCGCTCTCGCGGGCGGCTTGAGACTCGATCGCGCCGCGGCCGAACGAGCACTGGCCGGTGTGGGCGAGCCGCTGGGGCTGGACGCTCTCGCAACCGCCGCAGGCGTGATTGAGATTGCCAATCTCGAGATGCTGCGCGCGACCGCCGCCGCAACAGTCGCCCGTGGGATCGACCCGCGCGACCACGCGCTCGTCGCCTTCGGCGGCGCCGGGCCGATGCACGCAGCGGCAATCGCCGAGGCGCTCGAGATCACCCGCGTGATCTGCCCGGCTGCCTGCGGCGTCCTTTCGGCCTGGGGAATCTCGGTCGCTGGGCGCAGGCGCGATCGGTCGCGAAGCATCGTCAAATCGCTTGATCAGCTGGACAGCGAAGCGCTCATGGATATCGAGAACGAGCTGGCAGAGTCCGCCGCGCTCGAACTGGGAATTGCTGCGGGCGAGTACGAAGTCGAGACTGCGTACGAACTGCGCTACTCCGGTCAAGCATTCGAGCTGCCGGTAGTGGCCGAACACGCCGATCTCGGAACGGCCTTCCATGCAGCCCACGAAGAGCGATTCGGATTCTCCGAGCCCGAAGCCAGCGTCGAGCTTGTCACCCTGCGCGTCAGCGTCTCAACGCCGCCGGGCCAGGTGCGAACGCCCGGAGCGAGCGCCACGAGCCCACCCGAATCAGAAACTCGCGCGACATGGTTCGGCGGTGAGGAGTTCTCGGCCGTCGTCGTCGCGGACGCCCCGCCGGCCGGCCGGCAGATCGCCGGGCCCGCCGTGATCGAGCAGTCACAGACAACGATCGTTGTCCCACCGGGTTGGGTCGCGAGCAGCGCCGGGGCAGACATAGTGCTTGACCGCATGAAAGGAGGCGCGGGATGA
- a CDS encoding hydantoinase B/oxoprolinase family protein, whose amino-acid sequence MIDPVMLRVTAGSLAAACEEMGEVLIRAAHSANIKERRDCSTGVFDAIGQMTMQAEHIPVHLGAMPASVAAVVEFDQAPGDAWVLNDPFSGGTHLPDITIVTPIFSDRGSHLGFAACRAHHADVGGREPGSMPADSRTLEEEGVVIPPTRLAAGDEVDRELLDRLINQMRHPQQRAADLRAQLAACRRGEVRVREFAERHGEAKYVEATNAVLDYAERLARDGVAGLPHGEHLAEDVLEADAHGSPHDITLKLAARVNGDEVVLDFSGSDPQHEGNLNCPLAVTESACFFAVRALVAPDAPACAGAWRPVTVIAPSGSILNALPPAAVAGGNVETSSRVADLVMRAFGRAQGQGTMNNLTLGNDDFTHYETFGGGQAGQPDAPGPSAVHVAMSNTLNTPIEALELEFPLRVHEYAIRRGSGGSGANRGGDGLVRDVEALADMRYSLIAERRRHHPHGAEGGGDGMPGEDSIDGVQIPGKSVGKLKVGSRLRIETPGGGGFGSSGPSLRSA is encoded by the coding sequence ATGATCGATCCAGTGATGCTCCGAGTCACGGCCGGATCACTGGCCGCGGCCTGCGAGGAAATGGGCGAAGTCCTGATCCGCGCCGCGCACTCGGCGAACATCAAGGAGCGGCGGGACTGCTCGACCGGAGTGTTCGATGCGATCGGGCAGATGACGATGCAGGCCGAGCACATCCCGGTGCACCTCGGCGCGATGCCGGCATCCGTCGCGGCCGTCGTGGAGTTCGATCAAGCGCCGGGCGACGCCTGGGTCCTCAACGACCCCTTCAGCGGCGGTACCCACCTGCCCGACATCACGATCGTCACTCCGATCTTCTCCGACCGGGGCAGCCACCTTGGCTTTGCCGCCTGCCGCGCCCATCACGCAGACGTCGGCGGTCGCGAACCCGGAAGCATGCCCGCCGACAGCCGCACCCTCGAAGAGGAGGGCGTGGTGATCCCTCCGACCCGGCTGGCCGCAGGCGACGAGGTCGATCGCGAGCTACTCGACCGCCTGATCAATCAGATGCGCCACCCGCAGCAGCGCGCGGCGGACCTTCGCGCGCAACTCGCAGCATGTCGTCGCGGCGAAGTCCGCGTGCGCGAGTTTGCTGAGCGGCATGGCGAGGCGAAATACGTCGAAGCCACGAATGCCGTGCTCGACTACGCCGAACGCCTCGCCCGCGACGGCGTCGCCGGCCTCCCTCATGGCGAGCACCTGGCCGAGGACGTTCTCGAGGCCGACGCCCACGGCAGCCCCCACGACATCACCCTCAAGCTCGCCGCACGAGTCAACGGCGACGAGGTCGTGCTCGATTTCAGCGGCAGCGACCCGCAGCACGAGGGCAATCTCAACTGCCCGCTCGCCGTGACCGAGTCCGCCTGCTTCTTCGCCGTTCGCGCGCTCGTCGCGCCAGACGCGCCGGCCTGTGCCGGTGCCTGGCGCCCAGTCACCGTGATCGCGCCATCGGGCTCGATCCTCAACGCCCTCCCCCCTGCTGCCGTCGCCGGCGGAAACGTCGAGACCTCGAGCCGAGTCGCCGATCTCGTGATGCGGGCTTTTGGCCGTGCGCAGGGCCAGGGCACGATGAACAACCTCACGCTCGGAAACGACGACTTCACGCACTACGAAACCTTCGGCGGGGGACAGGCCGGTCAACCTGACGCGCCGGGACCAAGCGCGGTCCACGTCGCGATGAGCAACACGCTCAACACCCCGATCGAGGCGCTCGAACTCGAGTTCCCGCTGCGTGTTCACGAATACGCGATTCGCCGGGGCAGCGGCGGCAGCGGTGCCAACAGGGGCGGCGATGGCTTGGTCCGCGACGTCGAAGCGCTCGCCGACATGCGTTACTCGTTAATCGCCGAGCGCCGGCGTCACCATCCGCACGGCGCCGAGGGTGGCGGTGACGGAATGCCCGGAGAAGATTCGATCGACGGAGTCCAGATTCCCGGAAAGTCCGTCGGCAAACTGAAGGTCGGCTCACGCCTGCGCATCGAGACTCCAGGCGGAGGCGGGTTCGGTTCCTCCGGACCCTCACTAAGATCGGCTTGA
- a CDS encoding DUF1802 family protein, producing the protein MPIALKEWAVTVRALAEGEQLITLRKGGIREENKHFEIAGKQFFLYPTFDHQQAGLVRESHVPELKRALEDGVWNPPAPTARQMEAGVPVAQPVSVRVRAWAEVVASYEVTQPDMLESLIPYHVWTREYAAKRFNWKPRHPLHVLLLRTYRIPRPVTIRVAEDYLGCKSWIDVERELPFEGTAVVSDAEFAAIQADVEQRLGGVGTPA; encoded by the coding sequence ATGCCGATCGCACTCAAAGAATGGGCCGTGACCGTGAGGGCCCTCGCCGAGGGCGAGCAGTTGATCACCCTGCGCAAGGGGGGCATCCGCGAAGAGAACAAGCACTTCGAGATCGCCGGCAAGCAGTTCTTCCTCTACCCCACGTTTGACCACCAGCAGGCTGGGCTCGTCCGCGAGTCGCACGTACCCGAGCTCAAGCGCGCGCTCGAGGACGGCGTCTGGAATCCGCCCGCGCCGACGGCCCGGCAGATGGAAGCCGGCGTGCCGGTGGCTCAGCCGGTCAGCGTGCGAGTGCGCGCCTGGGCCGAGGTCGTAGCGAGCTACGAGGTCACCCAGCCCGACATGCTCGAATCGCTGATTCCGTACCACGTCTGGACCCGTGAATACGCCGCCAAGCGCTTCAACTGGAAGCCCCGCCACCCGCTTCACGTGCTGCTTCTGCGCACGTACCGCATCCCTCGACCGGTGACGATCCGCGTCGCCGAGGATTACCTCGGTTGCAAGTCGTGGATCGACGTCGAACGCGAACTTCCCTTTGAGGGAACGGCCGTGGTGTCGGACGCGGAGTTCGCAGCGATTCAGGCCGATGTCGAGCAACGCCTCGGCGGCGTCGGCACCCCGGCATAG
- a CDS encoding alpha/beta hydrolase has translation MRGLTGILAAATVAATMALGATPASAANTWLPCVDAEIPYDCATYLMPLDRTGAIAGATSVRATRFSATEGPRMGTIFVIAGGPGQTASVMLGLMLDSFSGANRYDIIAVDQRGSGSSEPLNCPRIEAGTFDWDPGDPRSDGPFTDCSLSLGPQRAAFNTVEAVADLETIRNDLGIAQATFFGVSYGTKVALAYAQAHPANTKALLIDSVLPTDMPAQFDVDSIAAARGALRRICSGNRCRGIGNSPVSNLSRLASRLERRPIPTFLIFPDGRVSEQKIDAVALNEILFSADVNAFVYNQFPGMLTEALDRNDAQLQRLFAIINGAVGSNDEMAGARRLAAKLPKPSKISSPPKPGDRVVGRAAEDLADFSTTMFFATTCADFQPPWPRSSDVSNRQAAINAAANAVPDSQFYPFSRATARNNSTSSYCRGWQQSPTPPAIAPGPLPNVPTLALNGSLDLRTPTSWAERAIAGNPSAQLVDIPNTGHSVIGTDLSGCALSLAKRFLIFGATDGKCRETSPAVPVAPRPPTSLQSVRAPAGNCSGFRGSGCARAKQTLTAGYLAMRDTLDQALIGGMDAGNGLLSGTWGIEYDLGGDFSLIPLGLSMEGVSNVPGVYTSGRLGLENAPRVSNNLRMGGWRVRVAGQINYDRANDSLTLTARRGRARVSVRIRARASRVTTGAVTARQLKLRRNYALAANPPASAFTR, from the coding sequence ATGAGAGGCCTAACGGGGATTCTTGCCGCAGCCACTGTGGCTGCGACGATGGCGCTTGGCGCCACGCCGGCCAGCGCCGCCAATACCTGGCTGCCCTGCGTTGACGCTGAGATCCCCTACGACTGCGCCACCTACTTGATGCCGCTCGATCGCACCGGCGCGATCGCTGGTGCCACGAGTGTTCGTGCCACGCGTTTTTCTGCCACCGAGGGTCCGCGAATGGGAACGATCTTCGTAATCGCTGGCGGCCCGGGCCAGACCGCTTCGGTGATGCTGGGACTGATGCTCGATTCCTTTTCAGGAGCGAATCGCTACGACATCATCGCTGTTGACCAGCGCGGCTCCGGATCTTCCGAGCCGCTGAACTGCCCGCGCATCGAGGCCGGCACGTTTGATTGGGACCCGGGCGACCCACGCAGCGATGGCCCGTTCACGGATTGCTCGTTATCGCTGGGTCCGCAACGCGCAGCCTTCAACACGGTAGAAGCCGTCGCCGACCTCGAAACGATCCGCAACGACCTCGGCATCGCGCAGGCGACCTTCTTCGGAGTCTCGTACGGCACGAAGGTCGCCCTGGCCTACGCCCAGGCGCACCCGGCCAACACCAAGGCACTTCTGATCGACTCAGTCCTGCCGACCGACATGCCCGCTCAGTTCGACGTCGACTCGATCGCAGCGGCACGCGGCGCACTCCGCCGGATCTGCAGCGGCAACCGCTGCCGGGGCATTGGAAATTCGCCCGTATCCAATCTGTCGCGGCTTGCGTCGCGCCTTGAACGCCGCCCGATCCCGACTTTCCTGATCTTTCCCGATGGTCGCGTCAGCGAGCAGAAGATCGACGCAGTTGCCTTGAACGAGATCCTCTTTTCGGCCGACGTCAATGCGTTCGTATACAACCAGTTTCCGGGCATGCTCACCGAAGCACTCGATCGAAACGACGCGCAGCTCCAGAGGTTGTTCGCAATCATCAACGGCGCAGTCGGGTCAAATGACGAGATGGCCGGGGCAAGGCGACTGGCGGCAAAGCTCCCAAAACCCAGCAAGATCTCGTCGCCGCCCAAGCCCGGCGACCGAGTGGTCGGCCGCGCTGCCGAGGACCTCGCCGACTTCAGCACGACGATGTTCTTCGCCACAACCTGCGCCGATTTCCAGCCGCCGTGGCCGCGCAGCAGCGATGTGAGCAATCGCCAAGCAGCGATCAACGCGGCCGCGAACGCCGTCCCAGATTCTCAGTTCTATCCCTTCTCGCGTGCAACCGCGCGCAACAACTCCACCTCTTCGTACTGCCGCGGCTGGCAGCAGAGCCCGACGCCGCCCGCAATCGCCCCGGGCCCACTCCCGAACGTCCCCACTCTCGCGCTGAACGGCAGCCTCGACCTGCGCACCCCTACTTCATGGGCTGAGCGGGCGATCGCCGGCAACCCAAGTGCCCAGCTTGTCGACATTCCGAACACCGGTCACTCGGTCATCGGAACTGACCTCAGCGGGTGCGCCCTGTCGCTGGCCAAGCGATTCCTCATCTTCGGCGCAACCGACGGCAAATGCCGCGAAACGTCGCCAGCAGTGCCGGTGGCGCCGCGCCCGCCGACAAGCCTGCAGAGCGTCCGCGCTCCCGCCGGAAACTGCAGCGGATTCCGCGGCAGTGGCTGCGCTCGGGCCAAACAGACCCTCACTGCCGGATACCTCGCGATGCGCGACACGCTCGACCAGGCGCTGATCGGCGGAATGGACGCCGGCAACGGACTGCTCAGCGGTACCTGGGGCATCGAATACGACCTGGGTGGAGACTTCTCATTGATCCCGCTAGGCCTGAGCATGGAGGGTGTGAGCAATGTGCCCGGTGTCTACACCTCGGGCAGGCTTGGCCTCGAGAACGCCCCGCGAGTCAGCAACAACCTACGAATGGGCGGCTGGCGAGTGCGGGTCGCCGGGCAGATCAACTACGACCGCGCGAATGACTCACTCACTTTGACGGCACGTCGTGGTCGCGCCCGCGTCTCCGTTCGAATCCGCGCGCGCGCAAGCCGCGTCACGACCGGTGCCGTCACTGCGCGTCAATTGAAGCTGCGTCGCAACTACGCGCTGGCGGCGAACCCGCCAGCAAGTGCGTTCACCCGGTAG
- a CDS encoding cysteine synthase family protein, translating to MDVIGEKNRVGGGKYADIVESIGHTPLVELKRLSPKPGVRLWAKLESHNPTGSVKDRVAKSLIEDAEAKGAIAPGATLFEPTSGNTGIAMAMIASRKGYKLKVVMPDNVTEERTQLLKMYGAEIIYSEGAKGSNGAVEMALDISEKNPDYYMPYQYGNEANPLAHYNGTAPEIHEELGNIAAFVAGLGTGGTLMGHARYFKDQGTGTQIVASEPLQGELVQGLRSLADGFIPPIIDLSLIDRKIIVNNRDAVVWTKKLLEEEGIFAGVSSGAICSVAVKAAEAFDEGDVVFVIADDGWKYLSSGVYTKTIEELEGDGSLESTLFW from the coding sequence ATGGACGTCATCGGGGAAAAGAATCGTGTGGGCGGCGGCAAGTACGCCGACATCGTCGAATCGATCGGTCACACGCCGCTGGTCGAACTGAAGCGGCTCTCGCCCAAGCCCGGTGTGCGCCTCTGGGCAAAGCTCGAGTCGCACAACCCGACCGGTTCCGTCAAGGACCGCGTCGCCAAGTCTTTGATCGAGGATGCCGAGGCCAAGGGCGCGATCGCGCCCGGAGCCACATTGTTTGAGCCGACCTCCGGCAACACCGGTATCGCGATGGCGATGATCGCCAGTCGCAAGGGCTACAAGCTCAAGGTCGTGATGCCCGACAATGTCACCGAGGAGCGCACCCAGCTCCTGAAGATGTACGGCGCCGAGATCATCTACAGCGAGGGCGCCAAGGGGTCGAACGGTGCCGTCGAGATGGCACTCGACATTTCCGAGAAAAACCCGGATTACTACATGCCGTACCAGTACGGCAACGAGGCAAACCCGCTCGCCCACTACAACGGCACCGCACCCGAGATTCACGAGGAGCTCGGCAACATCGCCGCGTTCGTTGCGGGCCTCGGTACCGGCGGCACGCTGATGGGCCACGCCCGGTATTTCAAAGACCAGGGCACCGGCACGCAGATCGTCGCCTCCGAGCCGCTCCAGGGCGAGCTCGTGCAGGGGCTCCGGTCGCTGGCCGACGGCTTCATCCCGCCGATCATCGACCTCAGCCTGATCGACCGAAAGATCATCGTCAACAACCGCGACGCAGTTGTCTGGACGAAGAAGCTGCTCGAAGAAGAGGGCATCTTTGCCGGAGTATCAAGCGGAGCAATCTGCTCAGTCGCCGTCAAGGCCGCAGAAGCGTTTGATGAGGGCGACGTCGTCTTCGTGATCGCCGACGACGGCTGGAAATACCTCTCCTCGGGCGTCTATACGAAGACGATCGAAGAACTAGAGGGGGACGGCTCTCTCGAGTCGACGCTCTTCTGGTAG
- a CDS encoding M67 family metallopeptidase codes for MKFTQSQIDEMVAHARDDVPNECCGVVSSKDGVAEQVHRAVNAAASPLRYEIDSADFLRIYNLIDDADQEVGAIYHSHTRSAAYPSQTDINLALWPDALYIIVSLAADEADVKAFAIVDRKVAEVTLEITA; via the coding sequence ATGAAATTCACCCAATCCCAGATCGACGAAATGGTCGCCCACGCCCGCGACGACGTGCCCAATGAGTGCTGCGGCGTGGTCAGCTCCAAAGACGGTGTCGCGGAGCAGGTCCATCGCGCAGTAAACGCAGCTGCCAGCCCGCTGCGTTACGAAATCGACTCGGCGGACTTCCTGCGCATCTACAACCTGATCGACGACGCGGATCAGGAGGTCGGCGCGATCTACCACTCGCACACCCGCAGCGCGGCCTATCCGTCACAGACCGACATCAACCTCGCACTCTGGCCCGACGCCCTTTACATCATCGTTTCGCTCGCCGCCGACGAGGCCGATGTGAAGGCCTTCGCGATTGTCGACCGGAAGGTCGCTGAAGTCACACTCGAAATCACCGCTTAG
- a CDS encoding MoaD/ThiS family protein: protein MATVKIPPVLRSATDGEKEVSAAGRNVGDVLRSMIESYPDTSGQIFGPDGDLNRYVNVYLNNEDVRVLEGLDTSVEDADTVMILPAMAGGSL, encoded by the coding sequence ATGGCCACCGTGAAGATTCCGCCCGTTCTGCGCTCAGCGACCGACGGCGAAAAAGAAGTCAGTGCAGCCGGCAGAAACGTCGGTGACGTCCTGCGCAGCATGATCGAGAGCTACCCGGACACCTCGGGCCAGATCTTTGGTCCCGATGGGGATCTCAATCGCTACGTCAACGTCTACCTGAACAACGAGGATGTTCGCGTTCTTGAAGGGCTGGACACGTCCGTAGAGGACGCAGACACGGTGATGATCCTGCCGGCAATGGCTGGTGGGTCGCTCTAG
- the moeB gene encoding molybdopterin-synthase adenylyltransferase MoeB, protein MANNYQDFLSKIKEQIPEVDPTEVHDILASDEPSAVVVDVREQQEWDESHIAGAKHVPRGYLEQRIGRAAPDLSQRVILYCQSGNRSAIAAKTLIEELGYTNVESMNGGITLWKQRNFPIEIPFQYSDAQRIRYSRHMLLPEVGPEGQQNLLQSKVLLLGAGGLGAPVALYLAAAGVGQLGIVDDDVVDASNLQRQVIHSTETIGEPKVESAKKTIEKLNPDVNVVTYNTRINADNILDIIEGYDIIVDGVDNFPTRYLLNDATVRLRIPVVSASILAFDGQLTVFKPYEGPCYRCLYPVPPPAELAPSCGENGVLGVLPGTMGLLQATEVLKLILGIGEPLVGRLMLYDALAEEFTNLKIRRDPECPICSREPDEISDEELGVFPDYEAFCGGVVTG, encoded by the coding sequence ATGGCTAACAATTACCAAGACTTTCTCAGCAAGATCAAGGAACAGATCCCCGAGGTTGACCCGACGGAGGTCCACGACATCCTTGCGAGCGACGAGCCTTCGGCCGTCGTCGTAGACGTGCGCGAGCAGCAGGAGTGGGACGAATCCCACATCGCTGGCGCCAAGCACGTTCCGCGTGGATACCTCGAGCAGCGCATCGGTCGCGCCGCCCCGGATCTCAGCCAGCGAGTGATCCTCTACTGCCAGTCCGGCAACCGCAGCGCGATCGCTGCGAAGACTTTGATCGAAGAACTCGGCTACACGAACGTCGAGTCGATGAACGGCGGAATCACGCTGTGGAAACAGCGCAATTTCCCGATCGAGATCCCCTTCCAGTACTCCGATGCGCAGCGCATCCGCTACTCGCGCCACATGCTGCTGCCGGAAGTCGGCCCCGAGGGTCAGCAGAACCTTCTCCAGAGCAAGGTCCTGCTGCTTGGCGCAGGTGGACTGGGCGCCCCGGTCGCGCTCTATCTGGCTGCGGCCGGCGTGGGCCAACTCGGCATTGTCGACGACGACGTCGTCGACGCATCAAACCTCCAGCGCCAGGTCATCCACTCGACCGAAACGATCGGCGAGCCGAAGGTCGAATCTGCAAAGAAGACGATCGAGAAGCTCAACCCCGATGTGAACGTCGTGACCTACAACACGCGCATCAACGCCGACAACATCCTGGACATCATCGAGGGCTACGACATCATCGTCGACGGCGTTGACAACTTCCCGACCAGGTATCTGCTCAATGACGCCACTGTGCGCCTGCGCATCCCGGTCGTCAGCGCTTCGATCCTGGCCTTCGACGGCCAACTCACAGTGTTCAAGCCCTACGAGGGCCCTTGCTACCGCTGCCTCTACCCGGTTCCGCCGCCAGCAGAGCTCGCGCCCAGCTGCGGCGAGAACGGCGTCCTCGGGGTCCTTCCGGGCACCATGGGTCTGCTCCAGGCAACTGAAGTCCTCAAGCTGATCCTCGGAATCGGCGAGCCACTGGTCGGCCGCCTTATGCTCTACGACGCACTCGCGGAGGAGTTCACCAACCTCAAGATCCGCCGCGATCCGGAATGCCCGATCTGCTCTCGCGAGCCGGACGAGATCAGCGACGAAGAACTTGGCGTCTTCCCCGACTACGAAGCCTTTTGCGGCGGAGTAGTAACGGGCTGA